A window of Bacillus sp. SM2101 contains these coding sequences:
- a CDS encoding cytochrome D1 domain-containing protein, protein MVLAYVVSMSQNENVTVIDTKTHSVIATIPSINFPANANIAITPDGKIAYVLILDNIDNISLVSVVDTKTHSVIATVQIGSNIGFVPQNAISFTPDGKLAYATVSGGNIVTAIDVKTHSVIATIQADMVPDDFVFTPDGKLAYVLNDFTPGSVSIIDTKTHSVIATVPVDNRPNSIEITPDGQLAYVTNRFSENVSVIDVKTHSVIATVVVGIAPIKVAFTPDGKLAYVVNSNPNGVGSVSVIDVKTHSVIKTISIAGTGDAPNSIDITPDGKLAYVVTRNRNIVTVIDIKTHSVITIIQVGNNDQPQRFVAFTPNGKLAYVGNDIDGTVSVIDVKNHTVIATVDVDTNPAAIAFTPN, encoded by the coding sequence ATGGTACTGGCTTATGTTGTGAGTATGTCACAGAATGAAAATGTAACTGTTATAGACACTAAAACTCACTCCGTAATCGCAACCATTCCTTCTATAAATTTTCCAGCTAATGCTAATATCGCTATTACTCCAGACGGAAAGATCGCCTATGTGTTAATTTTAGATAACATAGATAATATTAGTTTAGTATCTGTCGTTGATACGAAGACACATTCAGTTATTGCAACCGTGCAAATAGGAAGTAATATAGGGTTTGTCCCACAAAATGCAATTTCCTTTACACCGGATGGAAAACTCGCATATGCAACTGTAAGTGGAGGAAATATCGTAACTGCCATAGATGTAAAAACACACTCTGTCATAGCTACTATACAGGCAGATATGGTACCAGATGATTTTGTCTTTACTCCAGACGGAAAACTCGCTTATGTTCTTAATGACTTTACACCAGGTAGTGTGTCTATCATTGATACAAAAACACACTCGGTTATTGCAACTGTGCCAGTAGATAACAGACCGAATTCTATCGAGATAACACCAGATGGACAACTTGCCTACGTAACGAACCGATTTTCCGAAAACGTATCGGTTATTGATGTAAAAACACACTCGGTCATAGCTACTGTTGTAGTTGGAATAGCACCTATCAAAGTAGCTTTTACTCCTGATGGGAAACTCGCATATGTTGTAAATTCAAATCCAAATGGTGTGGGTTCAGTTTCTGTCATTGATGTAAAAACTCATTCTGTTATTAAAACAATTTCTATTGCTGGTACCGGAGATGCGCCGAACAGCATCGATATTACACCTGACGGAAAACTGGCTTATGTAGTTACTAGGAACAGAAATATTGTCACAGTTATTGACATAAAAACACACTCGGTTATCACTATTATTCAAGTGGGCAATAATGATCAACCTCAACGTTTTGTCGCTTTCACGCCAAATGGAAAATTAGCATACGTGGGAAATGACATCGATGGAACTGTATCAGTAATAGACGTAAAAAACCATACTGTAATCGCAACCGTTGACGTTGATACGAACCCAGCTGCTATCGCCTTCACGCCAAATTAA
- a CDS encoding cytochrome D1 domain-containing protein — protein sequence MVLAYVVNETSTGNVSVIDVKKHSEIARLTVSGSPTNIAITPDGKLAYVTNGGFGTNSVTVIDTKTHSIIARVPVGSSPVDVKFTPDGKLAYVANQGIFSVQTDNTISVIDVKTHSVIATVTVGDAPGNIAITPDGKFVYVSNAMDRRVSVIDTKTHAVIVTLSVNDFLNTIAITPDNKLAYVSNFSEPGIVSVIDIKTHSVIANVAVPNSTQDAAITSDGKLAYVVSENQNNIGTVSVIDIKTHSVINTTQVGNVNNRPDNVKITPNGKLAYVVTRNGNTVTVIDTKTHSIIAVVRVGSQQRFVSFTPDGKLAYVGNNGSNNVSVIDVKTHSIIATVPVGSNPVAIAFTSH from the coding sequence ATGGTACTGGCTTACGTTGTTAACGAAACTTCAACCGGTAATGTTTCTGTGATTGATGTGAAGAAACATAGTGAGATTGCAAGGCTTACAGTTAGTGGTTCCCCTACCAATATAGCGATCACACCGGATGGAAAGCTTGCGTATGTTACGAACGGTGGTTTCGGTACTAATTCGGTAACAGTCATCGATACTAAAACACATTCTATTATAGCAAGAGTACCGGTCGGAAGTAGTCCGGTTGATGTGAAATTTACACCAGATGGGAAATTAGCATATGTCGCAAATCAAGGGATATTTAGTGTTCAGACTGATAACACTATTTCCGTTATTGATGTTAAAACACATTCCGTAATTGCGACTGTTACCGTGGGAGACGCACCCGGGAATATTGCTATTACGCCCGATGGGAAGTTTGTCTATGTATCTAATGCTATGGATCGTAGAGTGTCAGTAATTGATACAAAAACACACGCAGTTATCGTGACGTTGTCAGTTAACGACTTTCTGAATACAATTGCAATTACCCCAGACAACAAGCTTGCTTATGTTTCGAATTTTAGCGAACCAGGCATTGTTTCGGTTATAGATATTAAAACTCATTCGGTCATCGCTAACGTGGCTGTGCCAAATTCTACGCAAGATGCCGCAATTACCTCAGATGGAAAGCTTGCTTATGTTGTGAGTGAAAATCAAAATAATATAGGGACAGTTTCAGTAATTGATATAAAAACTCATTCAGTTATAAATACGACTCAAGTAGGTAACGTTAATAATCGACCCGATAACGTAAAAATTACACCGAATGGTAAATTAGCGTATGTAGTTACTCGAAATGGAAATACCGTCACGGTCATTGATACTAAAACCCATTCAATCATAGCGGTAGTCAGAGTGGGTAGTCAACAACGTTTTGTTTCTTTTACACCCGACGGAAAACTTGCTTATGTGGGGAATAATGGTAGTAATAATGTTTCAGTAATTGATGTAAAAACGCATTCAATAATCGCAACTGTCCCAGTTGGCTCTAATCCAGTTGCTATCGCTTTCACGTCGCATTAA